A window of Diabrotica virgifera virgifera chromosome 9, PGI_DIABVI_V3a contains these coding sequences:
- the LOC126891513 gene encoding uncharacterized protein LOC126891513: MCCVTMSKRSRKIVELALRDAEMSGDESDPFSSLDSDLDPMFLPTSDEEILSSSDFSDIEASSDMFCQKITLSKPKSNIKRKLQSSKITSKKLCTRNVLEQPSCSTSLLPDDASEEEEEVADATATIPFTATDDNMLSKNLEREQNNISSEQLEEFFDVETLAQTQLADTDDIQENEVGANQNVLEHTWTQPIGNHHEFEYSAEDGLCGNYAAILINDLSPYKCFRTFVDDEIIDEIVNQTYMLLKYCVIPTILPMIQDYRDGFRPIKKK, translated from the exons ATGTGTTGTGTAACAATGAGTAAACGAAGCAGAAAAATTGTTGAACTTGCTTTGAGAGATGCTGAAATGTCAG gtGACGAATCTGACCCCTTTAGTTCACTTGATTCCGATCTTGATCCCATGTTTTTGCCAACCAGTGATGAAGAAATATTATCCAGTtcagatttctcagacatagaaGCATCTTCAGACATGTTTTGTCAGAAAATAACATTGTCCAAACCCAAGTCAAATATTAAACGCAAATTGCAATCATCCAAAATCACTTCAAAGAAATTGTGTACGAGGAATGTTTTGGAACAACCAAGCTGTTCTACATCACTTTTGCCCGATGATGCCTCTGAGGAGGAAGAAGAAGTTGCTGATGCTACAGCCACAATTCCATTTACAGCAACAGACGACAAtatgttatctaaaaatttgGAAAGGGAACAGAACAATATTTCATCTGAACAATTGGAAGAATTTTTTGATGTTGAAACTTTAGCTCAAACTCAATTAGCAGATACTGACGATATCCAGGAAAATGAGGTTGGAGCAAATCAAAATGTTCTAGAACATACGTGGACGCAGCCAATTGGAAATCATCACGAATTTGAATACTCTGCGGAAGATGGATTATGTGGCAATTACGCTGCAATCCTTATAAATGATTTATCGCCTTATAAGTGTTTTCGTACTTTCGTTGATGATGAAATAATTGACGAGATTGTAAATCAAACTTATATGCTACTCAAATATTGTGTGATTCCAACGATATTACCAATGATTCAAGACTACAGAGATGGGTTCCGACCGATAAAAAAGAAATGA